The following coding sequences lie in one Lagopus muta isolate bLagMut1 unplaced genomic scaffold, bLagMut1 primary scaffold_126, whole genome shotgun sequence genomic window:
- the NDUFA4L2 gene encoding NADH dehydrogenase [ubiquinone] 1 alpha subcomplex subunit 4-like 2 isoform X2, whose amino-acid sequence MKGALLGAMFSRHVKRHPGLVPLIGFISVGLGSAVLYLLRLALYSPDISWDRKNNPEPWNKLGPTDQYKFIAVSTDYKNLKKERPSF is encoded by the exons ATGAAGGGCGCACTGCTCGGAGCGATGTTCTCCCGGCACGTCAAGCGGCACCCGGGC ctcGTTCCCCTCATTGGCTTCATCAGCGTGGGGCtgggcagcgctgtgctgtACCTGCTCAGGTTGGCACTGTACAGCCCCGACATCAG CTGGGACCGAAAGAACAACCCTGAGCCGTGGAACAAGCTGGGCCCCACCGACCAGTACAAA ttcATAGCGGTTTCCACCGACTACAAGAACCTCAAGAAGGAGCGGCCCAGCTTCTGA
- the NDUFA4L2 gene encoding NADH dehydrogenase [ubiquinone] 1 alpha subcomplex subunit 4-like 2 isoform X1 yields MKGALLGAMFSRHVKRHPGLVPLIGFISVGLGSAVLYLLRLALYSPDISPTASCSWDRKNNPEPWNKLGPTDQYKFIAVSTDYKNLKKERPSF; encoded by the exons ATGAAGGGCGCACTGCTCGGAGCGATGTTCTCCCGGCACGTCAAGCGGCACCCGGGC ctcGTTCCCCTCATTGGCTTCATCAGCGTGGGGCtgggcagcgctgtgctgtACCTGCTCAGGTTGGCACTGTACAGCCCCGACATCAG TCCCACTGCTTCTTGCAGCTGGGACCGAAAGAACAACCCTGAGCCGTGGAACAAGCTGGGCCCCACCGACCAGTACAAA ttcATAGCGGTTTCCACCGACTACAAGAACCTCAAGAAGGAGCGGCCCAGCTTCTGA